The following proteins are encoded in a genomic region of Blastopirellula marina:
- a CDS encoding M3 family oligoendopeptidase, which produces MDDFSQFSLEEPNLTDLKTQYAEIAQGLESLNGSDPSGERLLQLVKQWDDLRRVIDSWRNLVDIRFNQDTKNPAYKAAMDRRDEIDPKLTDLDVQIKKLLLVEDRKQKIVDKFGAQAVALWECQVRSFDPVIEADLVEEARLVSRYNELLASASFEFQGKTTNLSGIVEFAEDADRTIRHDAQATMWNWFDENCEALDQIYDQMVKLRDKMAKKLNYPSYTELAYQIMSRVDYNNEDVNNYRKEVRENIVPLCTEIRRRQGELLGLDPLMYWDEAIHDPKGNPRPQGTYEHQIEQAQAMFDGMDDKLGQFFRVLRDKNLMDLQNRPGKAGGGFCTSMLSEHLPFIFANFNGTMGDVEVFTHEMGHAYQCYSSIRLPLAENVWPTYESCEIHSMSLEYLCWPHMEKFFGDDADRFRRIHLTTSLLFLPYGVAVDHFQHLVYEKPEMTPEERNQAWLELEKIYLPHMQYGDLPRLPSGGRWQRQRHIYMSPFYYIDYTLAQCCALQFWVRAQQDPDQAMEDYLALCARGGTLPFQQLTKSAGLTSPFQPGCLAEVAAQASKFLGL; this is translated from the coding sequence ATGGACGACTTCAGCCAGTTCAGCCTTGAAGAACCCAACCTAACAGATCTCAAAACGCAATACGCTGAGATCGCCCAAGGGTTAGAAAGCCTGAACGGAAGCGATCCTTCGGGGGAACGTCTGCTTCAGCTGGTGAAACAATGGGATGATCTACGCCGCGTCATTGACTCGTGGCGCAACCTCGTCGATATCCGCTTTAATCAAGACACCAAAAATCCAGCCTACAAAGCCGCGATGGATCGACGGGATGAGATCGACCCCAAGCTGACCGATCTGGACGTGCAGATCAAGAAGCTGCTTTTGGTCGAAGATCGCAAGCAGAAGATCGTCGACAAGTTCGGTGCCCAGGCCGTCGCGTTATGGGAATGCCAAGTCCGCTCGTTTGATCCGGTGATCGAGGCCGACTTGGTCGAAGAAGCTCGCCTGGTTTCCCGATACAACGAATTGTTGGCTAGTGCATCTTTTGAGTTCCAAGGCAAAACAACCAACCTGTCAGGCATCGTCGAATTCGCCGAAGACGCCGACCGAACGATCCGCCACGATGCTCAAGCAACGATGTGGAATTGGTTTGACGAAAACTGCGAAGCGCTTGATCAGATCTACGACCAGATGGTCAAGCTACGCGACAAGATGGCGAAGAAGCTGAACTACCCCAGCTATACCGAACTCGCTTATCAGATCATGAGTCGCGTCGACTATAACAACGAAGACGTGAACAACTACCGCAAGGAAGTCCGTGAGAACATCGTTCCCCTTTGCACCGAGATTCGACGTCGTCAAGGGGAACTGCTCGGGCTCGATCCGCTGATGTACTGGGATGAAGCGATTCATGACCCGAAAGGAAATCCACGACCGCAAGGCACCTACGAACATCAAATCGAACAAGCGCAAGCAATGTTCGACGGAATGGACGACAAGCTCGGGCAGTTCTTTCGTGTCCTACGCGATAAGAACTTGATGGACCTGCAAAACCGCCCCGGCAAAGCTGGTGGCGGATTTTGCACGAGCATGCTCAGCGAACACTTGCCGTTCATCTTCGCCAACTTCAACGGTACGATGGGAGATGTAGAAGTCTTCACGCATGAGATGGGACATGCCTATCAGTGCTACTCCAGCATTCGCTTGCCCCTTGCTGAGAACGTTTGGCCAACCTATGAGTCGTGCGAGATTCACTCGATGAGCCTCGAGTATCTTTGCTGGCCCCACATGGAGAAGTTTTTCGGGGACGACGCCGATCGGTTCCGTCGTATCCATTTAACGACTAGCTTGCTCTTCCTTCCTTACGGCGTAGCGGTCGACCACTTCCAACACTTGGTTTACGAGAAGCCGGAGATGACACCGGAAGAGCGTAACCAGGCTTGGCTCGAACTGGAGAAAATCTACCTCCCGCACATGCAATATGGCGATCTCCCTCGTCTTCCGTCAGGCGGTCGCTGGCAGCGTCAGCGGCACATTTACATGTCGCCGTTCTATTACATCGACTACACATTGGCACAATGCTGTGCGCTGCAATTCTGGGTCCGAGCCCAGCAAGATCCTGATCAGGCGATGGAAGACTATTTGGCACTGTGCGCCCGCGGCGGGACGTTACCGTTCCAGCAGTTGACGAAAAGCGCTGGTCTGACCAGTCCGTTTCAACCTGGCTGTTTAGCAGAAGTCGCGGCCCAGGCCAGCAAGTTCTTAGGTCTCTAA
- a CDS encoding DUF4282 domain-containing protein yields MADEFFYKTSQNEPEQGPIDSKTLKKLARSGGIRPESLLRRGSGDWVVASSVKGLFPEAPSAEVPEAIPVSPPAATPSATETGGVQFPSVAPTKPAPEVPSGLDSLVVGGKKSSSRSSKDSASETKKPAPLATPVAAKSSPSDAPPAASIPGTESNPFASDSKASSRPNRRSRGGIGSLFNFDVMIAPTVIKVLFFLAVILTFLAWLGMSVISFGSAILGGGGIFDLIGAAILSVVGLLVAFMYVIVYRVSAEIVITFFQINENVRDMRELMEDKSGVID; encoded by the coding sequence ATGGCCGACGAATTCTTCTACAAGACCAGCCAGAATGAACCTGAACAAGGCCCGATCGATTCTAAAACGTTGAAGAAACTTGCGCGAAGTGGCGGAATCCGGCCGGAAAGCTTGCTCCGACGGGGTAGTGGTGACTGGGTAGTTGCGTCTTCCGTAAAAGGGTTGTTTCCAGAAGCTCCTTCGGCGGAAGTTCCTGAGGCAATTCCGGTTAGCCCGCCCGCTGCAACTCCATCAGCCACTGAAACGGGGGGTGTCCAGTTTCCGAGCGTTGCCCCGACAAAACCAGCTCCTGAAGTTCCGTCCGGGCTCGATTCGTTAGTCGTCGGAGGCAAGAAGTCGAGCAGCCGCTCGTCGAAAGACAGTGCCTCGGAAACAAAAAAGCCGGCTCCTTTGGCGACACCCGTTGCAGCGAAGTCTTCGCCATCCGACGCTCCTCCGGCCGCCTCGATACCGGGTACCGAATCAAATCCCTTCGCGAGTGACTCGAAGGCCAGCTCGCGTCCGAATCGCCGATCGCGAGGCGGTATCGGATCGCTATTCAATTTCGACGTGATGATCGCACCGACCGTGATTAAGGTGCTGTTCTTCCTCGCGGTCATTCTCACTTTTCTGGCATGGCTTGGCATGTCAGTGATCTCGTTTGGAAGTGCGATTTTGGGTGGCGGCGGCATCTTCGATCTGATTGGTGCGGCCATTCTCTCGGTCGTAGGCCTCCTAGTGGCGTTCATGTACGTCATCGTCTATCGCGTTAGCGCGGAAATCGTGATCACATTCTTCCAAATCAACGAAAACGTGCGGGACATGCGCGAGTTGATGGAGGACAAATCAGGGGTAATCGACTAG
- the purH gene encoding bifunctional phosphoribosylaminoimidazolecarboxamide formyltransferase/IMP cyclohydrolase — MSQDPVIQNAIISVSNKEGLTEFAQGLVAAGVTIYSTGGTRRHLEEAGIPVKDVTEYTQFPEMMDGRLKTLHPKIFGGILCRHDREDDMGAIGEHGIFPIPLVVVNLYPFEETVAKEGVTDAQAIEQIDIGGPSLVRAAAKNHAFTTIACKPSQYPEILAELKDGGTTSLALRRKLAAAAFAHTAAYDAAIANYFAKDEENAFPETLRQTFERKAVLRYGENPHQAGALYAVPRYAGASLVDAQQLNGKELSYNNLLDLDSALAIARGLPDAAVSVIKHNNPCGAASASTLAEACEKAMLGDPLSAFGSVLAMNRPVDPATAEYLSTPGLFVEAIAAPSFEPAAVEILTTKPKWKSNVRLMSVGALEGSRPEFQTRWIEGGLLVQNTDFTPDDPASWQVVTEAQVDDATREELLFAWEICRFVKSNAIVLCKDRSLIGAGAGQMSRVDSVQISIEKAGTRAPGSVLASDAFFPFPDSIHEAAKAGVKAFIQPGGSKRDQEVIDACNEHKLPMLFTGVRHFRH; from the coding sequence ATGTCTCAAGACCCCGTCATTCAAAATGCCATCATCAGTGTCAGCAATAAAGAAGGGCTGACGGAATTCGCCCAGGGATTGGTCGCGGCGGGAGTCACTATCTACAGCACCGGTGGCACACGCCGGCACTTGGAAGAGGCGGGCATCCCGGTCAAGGATGTCACCGAATACACCCAATTCCCTGAGATGATGGACGGGCGTTTGAAGACCCTTCATCCAAAGATCTTTGGCGGCATCCTCTGCCGACACGATCGTGAAGACGACATGGGAGCCATCGGCGAGCATGGTATCTTCCCCATCCCGCTAGTCGTGGTGAATTTGTACCCGTTTGAAGAAACAGTTGCCAAAGAGGGGGTGACCGATGCTCAAGCGATCGAACAGATCGACATCGGTGGTCCCAGCCTGGTACGGGCCGCCGCGAAGAATCACGCGTTCACGACGATCGCCTGCAAGCCGAGTCAGTACCCCGAGATTCTGGCGGAACTGAAAGACGGCGGGACAACCAGCTTGGCCCTTCGGCGCAAATTGGCAGCCGCCGCGTTCGCCCACACCGCAGCATACGATGCGGCCATCGCAAACTACTTTGCGAAAGACGAAGAGAACGCCTTTCCCGAAACACTTCGTCAAACGTTTGAGCGTAAAGCCGTGCTACGATACGGCGAGAACCCGCATCAAGCAGGGGCTCTTTATGCCGTGCCGAGGTACGCAGGTGCCTCGCTGGTGGATGCCCAGCAGCTCAACGGCAAAGAGCTTTCGTACAACAACTTGCTTGATCTCGACAGTGCGTTGGCAATTGCCCGCGGTTTGCCAGATGCCGCGGTCTCGGTCATTAAACATAACAATCCATGTGGTGCTGCATCTGCTTCGACCTTGGCGGAAGCTTGCGAAAAGGCCATGCTCGGCGACCCCTTGAGTGCGTTCGGTAGTGTGTTGGCAATGAATCGACCAGTCGATCCGGCAACGGCCGAGTATCTTTCGACGCCAGGTCTGTTCGTCGAAGCGATTGCTGCGCCAAGTTTCGAGCCAGCTGCCGTCGAGATCCTGACCACCAAACCCAAGTGGAAGTCGAACGTTCGTTTGATGTCGGTCGGCGCTTTGGAAGGTTCCCGTCCTGAGTTCCAAACACGATGGATCGAAGGGGGATTGCTAGTTCAAAACACTGACTTCACACCGGATGATCCAGCTTCTTGGCAAGTCGTGACGGAAGCTCAGGTCGACGATGCAACTCGTGAAGAGCTGCTATTCGCCTGGGAAATCTGTCGCTTCGTCAAATCAAACGCGATTGTTCTGTGCAAGGATCGCTCGCTTATCGGTGCCGGAGCTGGGCAGATGAGCCGCGTCGACTCGGTCCAAATCTCGATCGAGAAAGCAGGTACGCGAGCTCCTGGGAGCGTGCTAGCCAGTGACGCATTCTTCCCGTTCCCCGATTCGATCCACGAAGCCGCCAAGGCAGGCGTCAAAGCGTTTATTCAGCCAGGTGGATCGAAACGCGATCAGGAAGTGATCGATGCGTGTAACGAACACAAGCTGCCGATGTTGTTCACTGGCGTTCGCCACTTCCGTCATTAA
- the trpC gene encoding indole-3-glycerol phosphate synthase TrpC, producing MSSTVLDKIVAKKWEEIAAAKSRRPLAEVEGKLADAPAPRDFLGALAAEGPVKLIAEVKKASPSKGLIRPDFHPVEIAKDYEAAGATCISCLTDEHFFQGHLDYLIAIRSEVGLPILRKDFVLDPYQVVEARAAGADAVLLIAECLDDSTLKSLHDQICELGMTPLVELYEEANVSRVLDIGAQLVGINNRDLRTFEVDLQHTVRLGKQIPDDRVLVGESGIFTNDDLCMLQQNDVDAVLVGESLMRQENVQSAVRALLGSA from the coding sequence ATGTCCTCGACCGTCCTCGATAAGATCGTTGCCAAGAAGTGGGAAGAAATTGCCGCGGCAAAGTCTCGCCGTCCCTTGGCAGAAGTCGAGGGGAAGCTGGCGGATGCTCCGGCCCCGCGTGACTTTCTCGGAGCTTTGGCGGCGGAGGGACCGGTCAAGCTGATTGCTGAGGTCAAGAAGGCCAGTCCGTCCAAGGGACTCATCCGGCCAGACTTTCATCCAGTCGAGATTGCCAAGGACTACGAAGCGGCGGGCGCAACTTGTATCAGCTGTCTCACTGACGAGCACTTCTTTCAAGGGCACCTCGACTATCTAATCGCCATACGGTCGGAAGTCGGCCTGCCAATCCTGCGGAAAGACTTCGTGCTCGATCCATATCAGGTGGTCGAAGCCAGAGCAGCCGGGGCGGATGCGGTGCTGCTGATTGCTGAATGTCTGGACGATTCCACGCTGAAATCGCTGCACGATCAGATCTGTGAACTGGGCATGACCCCGCTGGTCGAGTTATACGAAGAGGCGAACGTCTCTCGCGTGCTCGATATCGGGGCTCAACTTGTGGGGATTAACAACCGCGATCTGCGAACCTTCGAGGTTGATCTTCAGCATACTGTCCGCCTTGGCAAGCAGATTCCGGACGATCGCGTCCTGGTCGGCGAGAGCGGCATCTTTACCAATGACGACCTCTGCATGTTGCAGCAAAACGATGTCGACGCCGTTCTGGTCGGCGAAAGTCTGATGCGGCAAGAGAATGTCCAATCCGCAGTTCGGGCGCTCTTGGGTTCTGCATAG
- a CDS encoding HupE/UreJ family protein: MWGRGLLEGFLLPWTGISALLATIAGGILAVHVEGRSVIAIPIVFLCSMMVGAGLSGCGIQFPYMHSMVAATVIILGIALAYGRNYPVMVAAIGLALIGLVHGHADGLAIPPKSSPLVFLVGILLGSGLLLAIGVWLGLWMEAGSTPSRVFGVLVSVTGAMVLMWALMT, from the coding sequence GTGTGGGGGAGAGGTCTGTTGGAGGGATTTCTACTTCCTTGGACAGGAATTAGCGCGCTATTGGCGACAATCGCCGGCGGGATCTTGGCGGTCCATGTCGAAGGTCGTTCGGTGATCGCGATTCCGATTGTGTTTCTATGCAGCATGATGGTCGGTGCTGGACTCAGCGGGTGCGGTATCCAATTTCCGTACATGCACTCGATGGTCGCCGCCACGGTCATTATCTTAGGCATCGCATTGGCATACGGACGAAATTATCCGGTTATGGTCGCCGCGATTGGTTTGGCGTTGATCGGACTAGTTCATGGCCATGCCGACGGATTGGCAATTCCGCCGAAGAGTTCACCACTTGTTTTCCTGGTAGGCATCCTGCTGGGATCAGGCCTGCTGCTAGCAATCGGCGTCTGGCTCGGCTTATGGATGGAAGCTGGTTCGACCCCTTCTCGCGTCTTTGGCGTGCTGGTTTCCGTGACCGGGGCCATGGTTCTGATGTGGGCGCTGATGACGTGA
- a CDS encoding phosphatase PAP2 family protein produces the protein MPELHNSLQNTSSSLSTKPPTDSSPVSKYLLIAMTAGPLLLLAILTAICYLTPLDLVTTRQFFSPNSGNPFPFRETLLANLIYDYGPIPAIVFGTVTALLFLASFVFRSLRTTRKGALFCLLAILIGPGILINSVLKPYWGRPRPCDIAAFGGSQTYIPPGTIGPYEMAKSFPSGHASMGFVFMLPAFLLLRKHSRAAVAVFVIGVLLGGGVGASRIAEGGHFLSDIAWSGAIVYFTGLALYVGMYGWAKADTLSLKQAEAPGITIPFPRNQREAEPRETSAA, from the coding sequence ATGCCTGAACTGCACAATTCCTTGCAGAATACAAGCTCGTCTCTATCGACGAAGCCACCCACTGATAGCAGCCCGGTTTCTAAGTATTTGTTGATTGCCATGACAGCCGGTCCGCTATTGTTACTGGCGATCCTGACCGCGATCTGCTATCTAACTCCGTTGGACTTGGTGACGACTCGACAATTCTTCAGTCCCAACAGTGGAAATCCGTTTCCGTTTCGCGAAACGTTGCTCGCCAACCTGATTTACGATTACGGCCCGATTCCAGCGATTGTGTTTGGTACGGTTACCGCGTTGTTGTTCCTGGCCAGCTTTGTATTTCGATCGCTGAGAACGACAAGGAAAGGTGCTTTGTTCTGCCTGTTAGCCATCTTGATTGGCCCAGGCATATTGATCAATTCCGTGCTGAAGCCGTATTGGGGAAGACCACGTCCGTGCGATATCGCAGCGTTTGGCGGATCGCAGACCTACATTCCGCCAGGAACAATTGGCCCCTACGAGATGGCCAAGTCATTTCCCAGTGGACATGCTTCGATGGGATTCGTCTTCATGCTTCCCGCCTTCTTACTGCTTCGCAAGCATAGTCGAGCGGCGGTTGCCGTATTTGTAATCGGTGTACTCCTGGGGGGTGGCGTAGGTGCTTCCCGTATCGCGGAAGGCGGCCACTTCCTGAGTGATATTGCTTGGAGTGGAGCGATTGTCTACTTTACCGGCCTTGCTTTATATGTCGGGATGTATGGGTGGGCTAAGGCCGATACGCTATCGCTGAAGCAAGCAGAAGCACCTGGGATTACTATTCCGTTTCCTCGCAATCAACGGGAAGCGGAACCTCGAGAAACTTCAGCCGCTTAA
- a CDS encoding LptF/LptG family permease, giving the protein MTTLQRYVLWEIVKVFLLCLGITVLMMTVGGGVNEGLKKGLPPNVILNMLPYFVPEMLRYTIPGCMLFAVCTTFGRMAATNEVTAIKSAGINPMELVWPVLVFAYFLSFFTFWMYDVCAAWSRPNLHRVVAESLDDTVYGVLQTKRSFKMAGFEVTVKDVEDRKLIKPRIDIAATASQPEIFLEAAEAELNTDPETGILKLSCRDGKIERGDNQSYDFSDEFVIYLDELNSVELDVDSASPANLTLSTIPQQITREEKIVEEAKAELEIAIASDDFDHLTAVQGHLNANLKRLYRLQAERQRRLANGFGVFCFVVMGVPVSIWMKSSDNVRTFFVCFLPILLLYYPLLVVGEQWARDGDYGSAPVWIADAVLLLVGAFLMWRVNRN; this is encoded by the coding sequence ATGACAACGCTCCAGAGGTACGTTCTGTGGGAGATCGTGAAGGTCTTCCTCCTCTGCCTGGGGATCACCGTGCTGATGATGACCGTGGGCGGGGGCGTGAACGAAGGTCTTAAGAAGGGCCTGCCACCGAATGTCATTCTGAACATGCTGCCCTACTTCGTGCCGGAAATGCTCCGCTACACGATTCCAGGCTGCATGCTATTCGCGGTTTGCACGACCTTCGGCAGAATGGCTGCCACCAACGAAGTGACCGCCATTAAATCAGCTGGTATCAATCCAATGGAGTTGGTTTGGCCTGTGCTGGTCTTCGCGTACTTTCTCAGCTTCTTCACCTTCTGGATGTACGATGTGTGCGCGGCGTGGTCTCGTCCGAATCTTCATCGGGTCGTTGCCGAATCGTTAGATGATACGGTTTACGGTGTGCTGCAAACTAAGCGTAGTTTTAAGATGGCTGGCTTCGAGGTGACTGTGAAGGACGTCGAAGACCGCAAGCTGATCAAGCCACGGATCGATATCGCCGCGACCGCTTCGCAGCCAGAGATCTTTTTGGAAGCGGCCGAAGCAGAACTGAATACCGACCCGGAAACCGGCATCCTTAAGTTAAGTTGCCGCGATGGAAAGATCGAGCGAGGTGATAACCAATCGTATGACTTCTCAGACGAGTTTGTCATCTATCTTGACGAGTTGAATTCCGTCGAGCTCGACGTCGATAGTGCTTCCCCGGCGAACTTGACGCTCAGTACCATCCCTCAACAGATCACGCGAGAAGAGAAGATCGTAGAAGAGGCCAAGGCGGAACTTGAGATCGCGATTGCCAGCGATGACTTCGATCATTTAACCGCTGTCCAGGGACACCTTAATGCCAACCTGAAGCGTCTGTACCGACTACAAGCAGAACGCCAGCGACGCTTAGCCAACGGGTTTGGGGTGTTTTGTTTTGTCGTGATGGGCGTGCCGGTCTCGATCTGGATGAAGTCGTCGGACAACGTGCGAACCTTCTTTGTCTGCTTCCTGCCAATCTTGCTGCTTTACTATCCGCTTTTGGTGGTCGGGGAACAGTGGGCTCGAGACGGAGACTATGGTTCGGCACCCGTTTGGATCGCCGATGCTGTGCTCCTGCTGGTGGGCGCGTTTCTGATGTGGCGCGTGAATCGAAATTGA
- a CDS encoding ArnT family glycosyltransferase, translating into MNNEALSNPVQPIDSELWTRRTLWFLLGLGLFRVLYLACDPFDLVHDEAYYWDWSRQLDYGYYSKPPMIAWIIGLSTRLLGNSEFAVRLPAALLGTGSLAFVFLLARRMYDAKVGFWAMLLTAMTPGNGAMSLLMTIDSPFLFFWSAATYAFWRLLERGENRWRWVIMTTLFIGLGLLTKQTMVGLLAFGGLFVLLSREDRVEALRPTLYVCAIGALLFLAPVVYWNYQHDWVTLQHTSEHFQAEPVSIWQRIAISLEFVGGLFGVISPVTFFLFGAVGAFGLMSFRRMGRRERFLLCLSALPMLMVLGLSLKQRLELNWPAPFFSAGIILVAAWALGHVSLPRLFFSPGQWRLQHAAGVGALFLATTYALPFVLTPLGLNGSPVDVIVRLRGWEELGEKVGQGIPANADVQPEMIVTAGRAVASELAFYMPQHPNVYLWGENLQPLSQYDIWGGPQQAEGRDLLLVTHAGQEVPAALQLAFESVTPLDEVEVLVGPGRSHAVTIYQGKSFRGWSVAKRLQADPPIMRR; encoded by the coding sequence ATGAATAACGAAGCTCTCTCCAATCCGGTCCAACCGATTGATTCGGAACTATGGACCCGACGCACGCTCTGGTTCTTGCTTGGACTGGGACTTTTTCGCGTCCTTTACTTGGCGTGCGATCCGTTCGATCTGGTGCACGACGAAGCGTACTATTGGGATTGGTCGCGACAGCTAGACTACGGCTATTACAGCAAGCCGCCGATGATCGCCTGGATCATTGGTTTGTCGACGCGTCTGTTGGGAAACAGCGAGTTCGCCGTTCGCTTGCCGGCTGCGCTGCTGGGAACGGGAAGCTTAGCGTTTGTGTTCTTGCTTGCTCGTCGGATGTACGACGCCAAGGTCGGGTTCTGGGCCATGCTGTTGACTGCGATGACACCGGGCAATGGCGCGATGAGCTTGTTGATGACAATCGACTCGCCGTTCCTATTCTTCTGGAGTGCCGCCACGTACGCGTTTTGGCGACTCCTGGAACGAGGTGAAAATCGTTGGCGCTGGGTGATTATGACCACGTTGTTTATCGGCCTCGGTCTACTCACCAAGCAAACCATGGTGGGACTACTCGCGTTTGGTGGGCTGTTTGTCTTGCTCTCCAGAGAGGACCGCGTTGAGGCGTTGCGACCGACACTGTACGTCTGTGCGATTGGAGCACTGCTATTCCTGGCCCCGGTGGTTTATTGGAACTATCAACATGATTGGGTCACGCTGCAGCATACCAGCGAGCACTTTCAGGCCGAGCCCGTTTCAATTTGGCAGCGCATCGCGATCTCGTTGGAGTTTGTGGGCGGCTTGTTCGGTGTGATCTCGCCGGTGACTTTCTTCTTGTTCGGTGCGGTTGGTGCGTTTGGCTTGATGTCGTTTCGACGGATGGGACGCCGCGAACGTTTCCTTTTGTGCCTGAGTGCGTTACCGATGCTGATGGTACTAGGGCTAAGTCTCAAGCAGCGATTGGAATTGAATTGGCCGGCACCATTCTTCAGTGCTGGTATCATCCTAGTGGCTGCCTGGGCACTGGGACATGTGTCGCTACCGCGGCTATTTTTCTCGCCAGGGCAATGGCGATTACAACATGCCGCGGGAGTTGGCGCCCTGTTCCTGGCGACAACCTATGCGTTACCGTTCGTGTTAACGCCGCTAGGACTCAATGGCAGTCCGGTCGATGTGATTGTACGACTGCGAGGGTGGGAAGAACTGGGTGAAAAAGTTGGGCAAGGGATTCCAGCGAACGCTGACGTTCAGCCTGAAATGATCGTCACTGCTGGTCGCGCTGTCGCCTCGGAGTTGGCCTTCTATATGCCACAACATCCGAATGTATATCTCTGGGGAGAGAACCTTCAGCCGCTTTCCCAGTACGATATTTGGGGTGGACCACAACAGGCGGAAGGACGTGATTTGCTTCTGGTCACGCATGCTGGCCAAGAGGTGCCCGCTGCCTTGCAATTAGCATTCGAGAGCGTAACACCACTGGACGAAGTGGAAGTGCTGGTCGGACCAGGTCGATCACACGCCGTAACGATCTACCAAGGAAAGAGCTTCCGTGGGTGGTCGGTTGCCAAGCGTTTGCAAGCCGACCCGCCTATCATGCGACGTTAG